A window of Staphylococcus lloydii genomic DNA:
CTCAAAATGAGGGATAAGATGAGTTTCAAAGAAAAGAAAAAAATTATTAGTCACGCTATGAAAGATGTTGAAAATATTAATTCACAAGTTATTAATGAGATTACAAATATAGCAGAAGAAGTTTCATTTTCTAAAAACTCAGTTATATTAAATTTGGATGATAAGCTTGATTTTGTTTATCTTATTTTAAAAGGTCTGGCTCGAAGTTATTATATTGATATTAAAGGAAATGATATTACTAAACTTTTAATATCTGAAAATGACTACATGATGGGAGAATCATTATTTCAATCGAGTAGTTTTGAGGTTTTTGAAGCATTAGAAGATTTGCATTGTCTTCGTTTTAAAGGAAATGATTTTAAAAACATTTTACTTTCTTATAAAGAAACAGCAAAAGCTTATAGTGAGTTTTTAGAAAATATAATTATGTACAAAATGAAAAGAGAATATAATTTCCAGTGCCTAGATGCATCACAACGTTATTTAGATTTTAAAAAGAACTACTCACATTTAGAAGATCGAATCCCCCAATACATTATCTCTTCTTACCTTGGAATTACAAAAGAATCATTGAGTAGAATTCGGAAAGAACTCTAATCTATTATCAAATGTTAATGAGTCTTATATTTCTGATTGTTAATATATTCCTAACAAATATATTATAAAAATTCAATTGGAGGTAAATATGACAACTTATCAAAATCAACAAGCTTGGAAAGATTTTCAAACATTTTTACCTAAAGAACTTCATTTTACAAGTGATTATGAGCCAAATGAAGAAATATGGAATTGGAAAGAAAATAAAATCCATCTTGATACATTTCGTAATAAAAATGCAAAGGCAAAAATCATTTGTTTTCATGGAGTAGGTAGTAATGCTCGACAAATATCAATGATTTTTGCTGGACCAATGGCGAAAGAAGGATTCGAAACTATTTCAGTTGATATGCCGACATATGGAGTGACAAAGGTAAATCCTCAAATGACTATTTCTTATGATGATTGGGTACAGTGTGGCAGTGACCTAATTGATGCTGAACTAGAAAAAGACAACCGTCCGATATTTTTATATGGTCTTTCTGCAGGTGGAATGGAAACTTATCACGTGGCATCCAAAAATAAGAAAGTTAAAGGTATTATTGGTATGACATTTCTAGATCAACGTAAAAGTCAAGTTCGTTTAGAAACAACTAATAATGCATTTTGGGCTAAAATTGGAGTGCCACTTGCAGGTATACAAACCAAAATTGGATTAGGTAGAAGGAAAATGAAATTGAGCACCTCTTCAAAAATGTGGGCTTCAGTTAATAATAAACGTTGTTTGGATGTTTTGTTAAAAGATGAAACTTCTGCTGGTATTAGTGTAACAATGAAATTTATTCATAGTTATATGAATTATCAACCTGATATAGAGCCTAAAGATTTTAATATATGTCCGATTTTATTGACACAACCAGAAAAAGATAAATGGAGTCCACTACATTTAAGTGATTTAGTTTTAGATAATATTTCAAAAGTGAAAGTAAAAAAAGTTATATTACGGAACGGCTCTCATTTCCCTATTGAGAAAGAAGCGTTAGAGGATTTGCATGAAGCTAGTTTAAATTTTATCAAACGTGAATTAAAAATATAAAAACTATTTGAATAGTTTGTTTACTATAAATCTGGCTATGAAGATCTTAATTAGTGGTTTAACATATGTAAGAATCACAGGAAAGTGATATCACATAATTCTGTTAATGATAAAAGAAGGGATAAACTGATGAAAGTTCTTATACCGATTCCAAATACAGATTTTGATCCAACTGAAGTAGCCATTCCCTGGTCAATTCTAATAATGAACAATATCCAAGTTATTTTTGCTACACCAAATGGTAAAAATGGTAGAGCTGATAATAGAATGTTAACAGGAGAGGGATTGGGATCTTTAAAATGGGCCTTAATAGCTAGTAAAGACGCTATAAATACTTATAATGATATGTTACAAAATCGTCAATTTAATAATCCAATTAAATATGAAAATATTGATGTAACAATGTTTGATGGGCTTATTTTACCTGGAGGCCATGACTCTGGAATGAAAGATTATTTAGAGTCTACTGTTTTACAAGATAAAGTTCGTTCTTTTTTTGAAGAAAAAAAACCAGTTGGGGCAATTTGTCACGGATCAATCAATTATTTCAGATTATAAAACAACAGGGCTATTAAAGAGACAAGAGTTAATGGCTTATTACTTAACAAAGAATCGAGTCGGAGATTATTATCGAACCTATACACAAACAGTTCAAGATGAAGTTATTAATGCATTAACGAATAAAAAAAATTTCAAAAAAGGAAATATGGGATTACTAAGAGATTCTTATGAAAATCTAAATAGAGGATTTGTGGTTAAAGACCGTCATTATATTTCCTCTCGTTGGCCAGGAGATGCCTACTCTTTTTCATTAGAGTTTTTGAAAATGTTGAAAAAATAAAGTGTTTCAACATTTTTAATAAAACCGTTGTGCACCTCTCATTAAGTTGTGAGGTGTTTTTAATATACTTGGTTTAGATGTACCAAACTGTAAAATTATACTATTTTTTATTAGTATTTTGAAAAAGTTTAATGTAACTATTTTATTTAGGGTGTACCCATATTGATATTCATTTGCTTTTTAACAGATTTAATGAAATCGACTTTAAAAGCGAACAAAAACACTTTCCCTAATGATTACATTGTAATGTGAACTTAGAGAAAGTGTTTTATTTGTTTTCTTAGTTATGAAATTTAATTAAGATGATTGATCATTTTTGAAAAAATCAAAGATGTTTTTGGCATTATCTGTATTATCAATGTTACCTCGGAAGCGTTCACTACCTGGACCAAATGCATAAGTATTTACATCTTCACCAGTATGACCATTCGTTGTCCATCCAGTATTAGACTTATCGTTAATTGGTTTTTGTACTGCATCTTGAAGTTTTTGTAATTGATCTTCATATTTTTTGTCATCTTCATCGAGATCTTTTAATTTTTTAGCTTCTTTATTAATTTTATCAATTTGATTTTGTTTTATATCAAATCCATAACCATCTTTAATAACTTTTGCAGCGTCTTTACCACTAGCAATTTGCTTTGTCATATAAGAACCAGAATGTTTCATTGAGTGAATCGCATCTGGATTCCAAACATAATCTTTACCCTTAGCAATAGATAAACCACCTGTTGAATGGTCAGCAGTCGCAACGACTAGAGTATCTGGATTTTCTTTAGCGTATTGCATTGCATGGTCAAATGCTTTTTCAAAGCCTTGCATTTCAGACATTACGCCAGTAACATCATTAGGATGACCTGATTTATCAATTGAAGCACCCTCTACCATTAAGAAAAATCCTTTATCATTTTGTTTCAATTTATTAACAGCAGTATCTGTCATATCAACAAGTTTTGGATTTTGTTTTGGTGCATCAATTTGTAAAGGCATATCATTATCTGCAAATAAACCTAGTATTTGCTTGCTATTAGAATTTTGCATTTGTGATTTATTCTTCACAATGTCATAACCATCTTTTTTGAATTTATTTGTGAGGTTACCGTTCTCTTTTCCGAAATATTCAGCACCGCCACCAAGTAGTACATCCACTTTGTGTTGGCCATTTATTTTATCATTATAAAATTGTTTCGCAATTTCATCTTTTTTATCACGATCATCCACATGTGCCGCATAAGCTGCTGGTGTAGCATCCGTAAGTTCAGCAGTAGAAACAAGTCCAGTTGACTTACCATTTTCTTTGGCTTGTTCTAAAACAGTTTTAGTATCCTTTTTATTTCCATCAACACCAATCGCACCATTATATGTTTTATGACCAGAACTAAAAGCAGTTGCTCCTGCAGCTGAATCCGTTACATTTTCTTTATGATCATCTGGATTTGTACGTTGGTTACCTACTAAATAATCATCGAAGGCTGTTTTGTCCATTTCTTTTGTTTCGGGATTATCTGCAAAATAACGGTATGCAGAGTTATATGAAGGTCCCATACCATCGCCCACAAGGAAAATCACATTTTTAGGATTTTTAGTATTTCCCATATATGAAACTTCATCATTTTGATTTGAAGCTTGTCCTCCACCTGATGCATAAGTTGGTTGTGCACTCCCAAATACCGTACCCGCCACAATTGCACTTGCTACAGAAATAGTTGCTAACCTATTGAAGATTTTCATAAATTAATAACTCCTTTAATATGTATTATTATGCTACACATTAAGTTTAAAACACTAGTTTTGAATAAATATTGTAATATAGTTAATTTTCTGTAAATTAACTATATAATGGCAATTAGGATTAAGTTTAAATGCTTTAATTATTTTAGCCATTGCTACCTTCGTTGAAGGTGCTTGATCTGTAATCACCATTTGAAGTTTGCCAAACTGTTTAACGAGGCGTTTTATAAACGCATATGCTGAGTAATTATCTCGCTTTTTGCGTAACCAAATATCTAGTGTATGACCATCTGTATCAATAGCACGATACAAATAACACCATTTCCCTTTTATTTTGATAATGGAAGAAAATTACACAGCTTCTTATCCAGCTTTAGCTAGTATAAGTGTACAATTATCTTCTGCTATAGCATCCATTTATT
This region includes:
- a CDS encoding alpha/beta fold hydrolase, with protein sequence MTTYQNQQAWKDFQTFLPKELHFTSDYEPNEEIWNWKENKIHLDTFRNKNAKAKIICFHGVGSNARQISMIFAGPMAKEGFETISVDMPTYGVTKVNPQMTISYDDWVQCGSDLIDAELEKDNRPIFLYGLSAGGMETYHVASKNKKVKGIIGMTFLDQRKSQVRLETTNNAFWAKIGVPLAGIQTKIGLGRRKMKLSTSSKMWASVNNKRCLDVLLKDETSAGISVTMKFIHSYMNYQPDIEPKDFNICPILLTQPEKDKWSPLHLSDLVLDNISKVKVKKVILRNGSHFPIEKEALEDLHEASLNFIKRELKI
- a CDS encoding type 1 glutamine amidotransferase domain-containing protein, translating into MKVLIPIPNTDFDPTEVAIPWSILIMNNIQVIFATPNGKNGRADNRMLTGEGLGSLKWALIASKDAINTYNDMLQNRQFNNPIKYENIDVTMFDGLILPGGHDSGMKDYLESTVLQDKVRSFFEEKKPVGAICHGSINYFRL
- a CDS encoding Crp/Fnr family transcriptional regulator: MSFKEKKKIISHAMKDVENINSQVINEITNIAEEVSFSKNSVILNLDDKLDFVYLILKGLARSYYIDIKGNDITKLLISENDYMMGESLFQSSSFEVFEALEDLHCLRFKGNDFKNILLSYKETAKAYSEFLENIIMYKMKREYNFQCLDASQRYLDFKKNYSHLEDRIPQYIISSYLGITKESLSRIRKEL
- a CDS encoding alkaline phosphatase; its protein translation is MKIFNRLATISVASAIVAGTVFGSAQPTYASGGGQASNQNDEVSYMGNTKNPKNVIFLVGDGMGPSYNSAYRYFADNPETKEMDKTAFDDYLVGNQRTNPDDHKENVTDSAAGATAFSSGHKTYNGAIGVDGNKKDTKTVLEQAKENGKSTGLVSTAELTDATPAAYAAHVDDRDKKDEIAKQFYNDKINGQHKVDVLLGGGAEYFGKENGNLTNKFKKDGYDIVKNKSQMQNSNSKQILGLFADNDMPLQIDAPKQNPKLVDMTDTAVNKLKQNDKGFFLMVEGASIDKSGHPNDVTGVMSEMQGFEKAFDHAMQYAKENPDTLVVATADHSTGGLSIAKGKDYVWNPDAIHSMKHSGSYMTKQIASGKDAAKVIKDGYGFDIKQNQIDKINKEAKKLKDLDEDDKKYEDQLQKLQDAVQKPINDKSNTGWTTNGHTGEDVNTYAFGPGSERFRGNIDNTDNAKNIFDFFKNDQSS